A genomic region of Vitis vinifera cultivar Pinot Noir 40024 chromosome 7, ASM3070453v1 contains the following coding sequences:
- the LOC100259581 gene encoding nodulin homeobox: MRHNKEEQSYCTEQVIDLVSAVKGLHTLNSQELNKLLRDSENFTIQYTTEKGPSLQIDAEKLAGFLPLHLIAVLISSDKDEALFKYLLCGLRLLHSLCDLAPRQNKLEQILLDDVKVSEQLLDLVFALLIVLGSSREEHQLSSHAPLLHSALVACSLYLLTGFISTQWQDLGHVLTAHPKVDIFMEAAFRAVHLSIRSLQIKLSAQCVDFPSPAEQVVNSLCQQCEASLQFLQSLCQQKMFRERLLKNKELCGKGGVLLLAQAILKLCITPLFKESSTIVAAVSRLKAKVLSIVLCLCEAESISYLDEVASYPGSLDLAKSIALEVLELLKTAFGGDQKYLSGGSEKTHPTGLLQLNAMRLADIFSDDSNFRSFITVYFTEVLAAIFSLPHGEFLSSWCSSDLPVREEDASLEYDPFVAAGWVLDSFSSPDLLNLMSSESTFIQNNMSQAPYAHQRTSLLVKVIANLHCFVPNICEEQEKDLFLHKCLECLQMERPRFSFSSDAQKAATVCKNLRSLLGHAESLIPLFLNEEDVQLLRVFFKEIQSLITPTELEESKLEGSMSWDKFSRLDIGEHHQEAQSTGGCSSPLLRKAAPDVTNRSANLKEGTSENSTLQEVDQFFGRNMDQADDVMRQDRRKDKNKLGRALRDGEKDVQNVETSGSDSSSTRGKNSTDQIDNSEFPKSNEHIKASGSGGVQEDEKVEIIPSEEKQRRKRKRTIMNDTQMTLIEKALVDEPDMQRNAALIQSWADKLSFHGPELTASQLKNWLNNRKARLARAAKDVRVASEVDSTFPDKQVGSGVGSLHDSPESPGEDFFAPSTARGGTHQSAIGGSVSRAGADNAEAATAEFVDINPAEFVRREPGQYVVLLDGQGDDIGKGKVHQVQGKWYGKNLEESQTCVVDVMELKAERWSRLPHPSETTGTSFDEAETKLGVMRVSWDSNKLCILRSK, encoded by the exons ATGAGGCATAATAAGGAAGAGCAGTCATACTGCACTGAACAA GTCATTGACTTAGTCTCAGCAGTCAAAGGTTTACATACTCTTAACTCTCAGGAGCTTAATAAGTTATTGAGGGACTCTGAAAATTTTACTATTCAGTACACTACTGAAAAGGGGCCATCTTTACAG ATTGATGCTGAAAAACTTGCGGGGTTTCTTCCTCTGCATCTCATCGCAGTGCTTATATCATCTGACAAAGACGAAGCCTTGTTCAAATATTTGTTATGTGGTTTACGACTCTTACATTCCTTGTGTGATCTAGCACCTCGGCAGAATAAACTTGAGCAG ATTTTGCTTGATGATGTAAAAGTATCAGAGCAGCTGCTTGATCTGGTGTTTGCGTTGCTTATTGTTCTTGGCAGTTCTAGAGAG GAACATCAACTTTCAAGTCATGCACCCCTTTTGCATTCAGCACTGGTGGCCTGCAGTCTATATCTATTAACGGGATTTATTTCCACACAATGGCAAGATCTTGGTCATGTATTAACTGCACACCCTAAG GTTGACATATTTATGGAGGCAGCTTTTAGAGCAGTCCATTTAAGTATCAGGTCTCTCCAAATCAAGCTATCAGCTCAATGTGTTGATTTCCCAAGCCCTGCTGAACAAGTGGTCAACTCTCTCTGCCAGCAATGCGAAGCTTCTTTACAGTTTCTTCAGTCTCTGTGCCAACAAAAAATGTTTCGGGAGCGCCTACTGAAGAATAAG GAACTATGTGGAAAAGGCGGCGTTCTTTTGCTGGCTCAAGCCATCTTGAAGTTGTGCATCACGCCATTGTTTAAAGAATCCTCTACAATTGTGGCTGCTGTGTCTAGGCTGAAGGCGAAAGTCTTATCGATT GTGTTGTGTCTTTGTGAAGCAGAAAGCATCTCTTATCTGGATGAAGTTGCCAGCTATCCAGGAAGCTTGGATTTAGCAAAGTCTATTGCACTAGAG GTTCTTGAGTTATTGAAGACTGCTTTTGGTGGAGACCAAAAATATCTTAGTGGTGGCTCTGAAAAAACTCACCCAACAGGGCTTCTGCAACTCAATGCAATGCGTTTAGCCGATATCTTCTCTGATGATTCAAATTTTCGATCTTTCATTACAGTATATTTT ACTGAAGTTTTGGCCGCAATTTTTTCACTCCCTCATGGAGAGTTCTTGTCTAGTTGGTGTTCTTCTGATCTTCCGGTACGAGAAGAAGATGCTTCCCTGGAGTATGACCCATTTGTAGCTGCTGGGTGGGTTTTGGATTCATTTTCATCACCAGACTTACTGAATTTAATGTCTTCAGAATCCACTTTTATTCAGAATAACATGTCCCAGGCTCCCTATGCGCATCAGAGAACATCATTATTGGTCAAAGTCATTGCAAATCTCCATTGTTTTGTTCCCAACATATGCGAAG AGCAGGAGAAGGACCTCTTCCTTCACAAATGTCTGGAGTGCTTGCAAATGGAGCGACCTAGATTTTCATTCTCTTCTGATGCTCAAAAAGCTGCCACCGTCTGCAAGAACCTGC GTTCATTGTTGGGTCATGCAGAATCTTTAATTCCCCTTTTTTTAAATGAGGAGGATGTGCAGCTCTTAAG GGTATTCTTTAAGGAAATACAGTCTCTAATAACTCCTACTGAATTAGAA GAAAGCAAGCTTGAGGGCTCAATGTCCTGGGATAAATTTTCTAGACTTGATATTGGCGAACATCATCAG GAGGCACAAAGTACTGGTGGTTGCTCATCACCCTTGCTGCGAAAAGCAGCTCCAGATGTAACTAACAGAAGTGCTAACCTTAAAGAGGGAACATCAGAGAACTCAACTTTGCAAGAAGTGGACCAGTTCTTTGGCAGAAATATGGACCAAGCTGATGATGTAATGAGGCAAGATAGaaggaaagataaaaataaGTTGGGTAGAGCTTTGAGAGATGGTGAAAAAGATGTTCAGAATGTTGAAACAAGTGGGTCAGATTCAAGCTCCACGAGAGGAAAGAATTCAACTGATCAAATTGACAACAGTGAGTTTCCAAAATCAAACGAGCATATCAAAGCAAGCGGGTCTGGAGGAGTCCAAGAAGATGAAAAGGTTGAAATCATCCCATCTGAAGAAAAGCAACGAAGAAAACGGAAGCGAACCATAATGAATGATACACAGATGACACTAATTGAGAAGGCCCTTGTGGATGAACCTGACATGCAGCGAAATGCTGCTTTAATTCAATCATGGGCTGATAAACTGAGCTTTCAT GGTCCTGAGCTTACAGCTTCCCAGCTGAAAAATTG GTTAAATAATCGAAAAGCGAGGCTAGCTCGCGCAGCCAAGGATGTCCGTGTAGCATCAGAGGTGGATAGTACTTTTCCTGACAAGCAAGTTGGATCAGGAGTAGGGTCCCTCCATGATTCTCCCGAGAGTCCTGGTGAGGACTTTTTTGCACCATCAACTGCAAGAGGAGGAACTCACCAGAGCGCAATTGGAGGAAGCGTGTCAAGAGCTGGTGCTGACAATGCGGAGGCTGCAACTGCAgaatttgttgatattaaccCTGCAGAATTTGTGCGGCGTGAGCCAGGTCAGTATGTTGTACTCTTGGATGGGCAAGGAGACGACATTGGCAAAGGAAAGGTACATCAGGTGCAAGGTAAATGGTATGGAAAGAACTTGGAGGAATCACAGACTTGTGTGGTGGATGTAATGGAGCTCAAGGCTGAGAGGTGGTCAAGGCTTCCACACCCATCTGAAACCACAGGCACCTCATTTGATGAGGCAGAAACTAAGCTTGGGGTAATGAGAGTCTCGTGGGATTCAAACAAACTTTGCATTTTGCGGTCTAAGTGA